The Mycolicibacterium boenickei genome has a segment encoding these proteins:
- a CDS encoding S1C family serine protease, whose amino-acid sequence MTNHPRYPQQPEQHSGGVAPGYAGARPDPYQQQPYDWRYARQQPQQTQQHTTHQTQQHQIPQQAYRAPYDPYRVPASPQPVPAKKRSKAGLVAGALAVAVVSAGVGGGVATLVHDDHPRLGTQGLGAAPTVPAAALPPGSVEQVAAKVVPSVVKLETDLGRASEEGSGIILTGDGLILTNNHVVQAAKPGGPAAAPVPGAAPTGAQTKVTFSDGTTKPFTVVGTDPSSDIAVVRAQDVSGLTPITLGSSANLRVGQDVVAIGSPLGLEGTVTTGIISALNRPVAAGGDTRNQNTVLDAIQTDAAINPGNSGGALVNMNGELVGINSAIATMGGDSPQAQSGSIGLGFAIPVDQAKRIADELIQNGTASHASLGVQVANDKTSDGAKIVEVTNGGAAAAAGLPSGVTVTKVDDRVIGSADALVAAVRSKAPGDKVTLTFLDQGGKPQTIEVTLGRAEQ is encoded by the coding sequence ATGACGAACCACCCGAGGTACCCCCAACAGCCGGAGCAGCATTCCGGCGGCGTTGCCCCCGGATACGCCGGTGCGCGGCCTGATCCTTACCAGCAACAGCCATACGACTGGCGCTACGCCCGGCAACAGCCGCAGCAGACGCAGCAGCACACGACGCACCAGACCCAGCAGCACCAGATCCCGCAGCAGGCATACCGGGCGCCCTACGACCCGTACCGTGTGCCGGCCAGCCCGCAGCCCGTCCCGGCCAAGAAGCGTTCCAAGGCCGGCCTGGTTGCCGGGGCGCTCGCCGTGGCCGTGGTGTCGGCAGGCGTCGGCGGCGGTGTCGCCACCCTGGTGCACGACGACCACCCGCGCCTGGGTACTCAGGGCCTCGGCGCCGCGCCGACCGTCCCCGCCGCGGCGTTGCCCCCCGGCTCGGTGGAGCAGGTGGCGGCCAAGGTTGTGCCGAGTGTGGTCAAGCTCGAGACCGATCTGGGCCGCGCGTCCGAGGAAGGCTCAGGCATCATCCTCACCGGCGACGGACTGATCCTGACCAACAACCACGTGGTGCAGGCCGCCAAGCCGGGCGGGCCCGCCGCGGCGCCGGTCCCCGGCGCGGCACCGACCGGCGCGCAGACCAAGGTGACGTTCTCCGACGGGACCACCAAGCCGTTCACCGTCGTCGGCACCGACCCCAGCAGCGACATCGCCGTCGTGCGCGCGCAGGATGTCTCGGGTCTGACCCCCATCACCCTCGGCTCGTCGGCCAATCTGCGGGTGGGCCAGGACGTCGTCGCGATCGGGTCCCCGCTGGGGCTGGAAGGCACAGTGACGACCGGCATCATCAGTGCGCTGAACCGGCCGGTCGCGGCCGGCGGTGACACCCGCAACCAGAACACCGTGCTCGACGCGATCCAGACCGACGCCGCGATCAACCCGGGTAACTCCGGTGGCGCGCTGGTCAACATGAACGGCGAGCTGGTCGGGATCAACTCGGCGATCGCCACCATGGGCGGGGATTCGCCGCAGGCGCAGAGCGGCTCGATCGGGCTGGGCTTCGCGATCCCGGTGGATCAGGCCAAGCGCATCGCCGACGAGCTGATCCAGAACGGCACGGCCTCGCATGCCTCGCTCGGCGTGCAGGTGGCCAACGACAAGACCAGTGACGGCGCCAAGATCGTCGAGGTCACCAACGGCGGCGCCGCTGCCGCCGCCGGCCTGCCCAGCGGTGTGACGGTCACCAAGGTCGACGACCGGGTGATCGGCAGCGCTGACGCCCTCGTGGCCGCGGTGCGGTCCAAGGCCCCCGGTGACAAGGTCACGCTGACATTCCTCGACCAGGGCGGAAAGCCGCAGACCATCGAGGTCACCCTCGGAAGGGCGGAGCAATGA
- a CDS encoding FmdB family zinc ribbon protein has product MPTYSYACTECGNRFDAVQAFSDDALTTCPKCSGKLRKLFGSVGVVFKGSGFYRTDNRESGKSSSNGSPAKSSESTSSSTSSDSSSSSSSSSSSSSSSAAPAAAASS; this is encoded by the coding sequence GTGCCTACCTATTCCTACGCGTGCACTGAGTGCGGCAATCGGTTCGATGCGGTGCAGGCCTTCAGCGACGACGCGCTGACCACCTGCCCCAAGTGCTCCGGCAAGCTGCGCAAGCTCTTCGGGTCGGTCGGAGTGGTGTTCAAGGGCAGCGGTTTCTACCGCACCGACAACCGCGAGTCGGGCAAGAGCTCGTCCAACGGCTCCCCCGCCAAGAGCTCGGAGAGCACCTCGTCGAGCACGTCCTCGGACTCGTCGTCCTCTTCCTCGTCGAGCAGCTCCTCCAGCAGCTCCAGCGCAGCGCCCGCCGCGGCAGCTTCGAGCTAG
- a CDS encoding MspA family porin has protein sequence MKAFSRVLVAMVATIAALFTSTGTSHAGLDNELSLVDGQDRTLTVQQWDTFLNGVFPLDRNRLTREWFHSGRAKYVVAGPGADEFEGTLELGYQIGFPWSLGVGINFSYTTPNILIDDGDITGPPFGLESVITPNLFPGVSISADLGNGPGIQEVATFSVDVKGPAGGVAVSNAHGTVTGAAGGVLLRPFARLIASTGDSVTTYGEPWNMN, from the coding sequence ATGAAGGCATTCAGTCGGGTGCTGGTCGCGATGGTGGCAACCATCGCGGCGCTGTTTACGAGCACAGGCACTTCTCATGCGGGTCTGGACAACGAACTGAGCCTGGTCGATGGTCAGGACCGGACCCTGACCGTTCAGCAGTGGGACACCTTCCTCAACGGTGTGTTCCCGCTGGACCGCAACCGGCTGACCCGTGAGTGGTTCCATTCCGGTCGCGCCAAGTACGTGGTGGCCGGGCCGGGCGCCGATGAGTTCGAGGGCACCTTGGAGCTGGGTTATCAGATCGGCTTCCCCTGGTCGCTGGGTGTGGGGATCAACTTCTCCTACACCACCCCGAACATCCTGATCGACGACGGTGACATCACCGGCCCGCCCTTCGGCCTGGAGTCCGTGATCACCCCGAACCTGTTCCCGGGTGTGTCGATCAGCGCCGACCTGGGCAACGGCCCCGGTATCCAGGAAGTGGCCACCTTCTCGGTGGACGTCAAGGGTCCGGCCGGCGGTGTGGCGGTGTCCAACGCGCACGGCACCGTGACCGGTGCGGCCGGTGGTGTGCTGCTGCGTCCGTTCGCCCGGCTGATCGCCTCGACCGGTGACAGCGTCACCACCTACGGCGAGCCTTGGAATATGAACTGA
- a CDS encoding HAMP domain-containing sensor histidine kinase encodes MALNANTWRTANLRNTSSLSLRWRVMMLAMSMVAMVVVLMAVAVYAVVSRALYDDLDNQLHSRARLLIESGSLAADPGKAIEGTAYSDVNAMLVIPGRSIYTANQQGQMLPLGKPEKDVISGELLMSLRTANHQRVLAVHLANGSSLLISKSLAPTVQVLRRLGTVLLIVGGVGVAVAAMAGGAVARAGLRPVGRLTEAAERVARTDDLRPIPVVGSDELARLTEAFNMMLRALAESRERQSRLVSDAGHELRTPLTSLRTNVELLMASQAPGAPPLPKDEMDGLQQDVIAQIEELSTLVGDLVDLTRDDAGGITPEPVDMSEVVDRSLERVRRRRNDIEFDVDVTGWQVFGDAPGLGRAVLNLLDNAAKWSPAGGRVGVRLHQVDPTHAELVVSDHGPGIPPQERALVFERFYRSDAARAMPGSGLGLAIVQQVVLKHGGALRIDETVPGGTPPGASFHMVLPGQPIPNGDATQLPRAGGRDTVGAEKR; translated from the coding sequence ATGGCGCTCAACGCAAACACCTGGCGGACTGCCAACCTCCGAAACACCAGCTCACTGTCATTGCGCTGGCGCGTGATGATGCTCGCGATGTCGATGGTGGCCATGGTGGTCGTGCTCATGGCCGTCGCTGTCTACGCCGTCGTGTCCCGCGCGCTGTACGACGACCTGGACAACCAGCTGCACAGCCGGGCCCGGCTGCTCATTGAGAGCGGATCGTTGGCCGCCGACCCCGGGAAGGCGATCGAGGGCACGGCGTACTCCGATGTCAACGCGATGCTGGTGATCCCGGGCCGGTCCATCTACACGGCGAATCAGCAGGGCCAGATGCTGCCGCTCGGCAAGCCCGAGAAGGACGTCATCTCCGGCGAGCTGCTGATGTCCCTGCGCACCGCCAACCACCAGCGGGTGCTCGCGGTGCACCTGGCCAACGGCAGTTCCCTGCTGATCTCCAAGAGCCTGGCCCCGACCGTCCAAGTGCTCAGACGGCTGGGCACCGTGCTGCTCATCGTCGGCGGCGTCGGGGTGGCGGTGGCCGCGATGGCCGGTGGCGCGGTGGCCAGAGCCGGGCTCAGACCGGTGGGCAGACTCACCGAAGCCGCCGAGCGGGTGGCCCGCACCGACGATCTGCGGCCCATCCCGGTGGTCGGCAGCGACGAGCTGGCCCGGCTCACCGAGGCGTTCAACATGATGTTGCGGGCGCTGGCCGAATCGAGGGAACGCCAGTCCCGGCTGGTCTCCGATGCCGGGCACGAGCTGAGAACGCCGCTGACCTCGCTGCGCACCAACGTCGAACTGCTGATGGCTTCGCAGGCGCCCGGGGCACCGCCGCTGCCCAAGGACGAGATGGACGGGCTGCAGCAGGACGTGATCGCGCAGATCGAGGAACTGTCCACCCTCGTGGGTGACCTTGTCGATCTCACCCGTGACGACGCAGGCGGCATCACGCCGGAGCCGGTCGACATGTCCGAGGTGGTCGACCGCAGCCTGGAACGGGTCCGGCGGCGCCGCAACGACATCGAATTCGATGTCGACGTCACCGGGTGGCAGGTGTTCGGCGACGCACCCGGGTTGGGCCGGGCCGTGCTCAACCTGCTCGACAACGCCGCCAAGTGGAGTCCGGCAGGCGGACGCGTCGGGGTGCGGTTGCATCAGGTCGACCCGACGCATGCCGAATTGGTGGTCTCCGACCACGGGCCGGGTATTCCGCCGCAGGAACGTGCGCTGGTGTTCGAGCGCTTCTACCGGTCGGATGCGGCGAGGGCGATGCCGGGCTCCGGCCTCGGGTTGGCTATCGTCCAGCAGGTGGTGCTCAAACACGGTGGCGCACTGCGGATTGACGAAACCGTGCCGGGGGGCACTCCACCGGGGGCGTCGTTCCACATGGTGCTGCCGGGGCAGCCGATCCCGAATGGCGATGCGACACAGTTGCCGCGGGCCGGCGGTAGGGACACCGTCGGCGCGGAGAAAAGGTGA
- a CDS encoding response regulator transcription factor, whose product MRILVVDDDRAVRESLRRSLSFNGYSVELAQDGVEALEAIANDRPDAVVLDVMMPRLDGLEVCRQLRSTGDDLPILVLTARDSVSERVAGLDAGADDYLPKPFALEELLARMRALLRRTVNDDGADSQKMSFSDLTLDPVTREVTRGQRQISLTRTEFSLLEMLIANPRRVLTRSRILEEVWGFDFPTSGNALEVYIGYLRRKTEAEGEPRLIHTVRGVGYVLRETPP is encoded by the coding sequence GTGCGCATACTTGTCGTTGACGACGATCGCGCTGTGCGCGAATCCCTGCGCCGGTCGCTTTCCTTCAATGGTTATTCGGTCGAGCTTGCCCAGGATGGGGTAGAAGCGCTCGAGGCGATTGCCAATGACCGGCCTGACGCTGTGGTTCTGGACGTGATGATGCCGCGGCTCGACGGCCTGGAGGTGTGCCGGCAGCTCCGAAGCACAGGTGACGATCTACCGATCCTGGTGTTGACGGCCCGCGACTCGGTCTCCGAGCGGGTCGCCGGACTGGACGCCGGCGCGGACGACTATCTGCCCAAGCCGTTCGCGCTCGAGGAGCTCCTCGCGCGGATGCGCGCGTTGCTGCGCCGAACCGTCAACGACGACGGCGCCGACTCGCAGAAGATGTCGTTCTCGGACCTGACCCTGGACCCGGTCACCCGGGAGGTGACCCGCGGCCAGCGTCAGATCAGCCTGACCCGCACCGAGTTCTCACTGCTGGAAATGCTGATCGCCAACCCGCGGCGGGTGCTGACCCGGAGCCGCATCCTCGAAGAGGTGTGGGGATTCGACTTCCCGACCTCAGGGAACGCCCTCGAGGTGTACATCGGCTACCTGCGCCGCAAGACCGAGGCCGAAGGCGAGCCCCGGCTGATCCACACCGTGCGCGGCGTCGGTTACGTGCTGCGCGAAACACCCCCTTGA
- a CDS encoding universal stress protein — protein MTILAAFSASRHSSAPLNLAIQLARTTGEQVIAAAVVERAWPPRDDPVEGEYLAYVRAQATQALQRAVAVLPVELDVIPVVHESTSIPTGLMELADAHRATLVSVGSSSSGMIGRVALGSVTERLVHTARVPVAFAPRGYTQTDVPIGRLTAAYGGEADVNGLIPATAELAAAWKARLRIVSFTVRNTAAFAGTIETSAEELVVQQWSRRTIAEITKQLKAIRDQMAVPDVDVVVGAGHDWNAAVQSIGWESGDMLVLGSGAAAPTAQVFLGSAAGKILRRSPVPVMIAPRYKAG, from the coding sequence GTGACCATCCTGGCGGCGTTCAGCGCCAGCCGGCACAGCAGCGCACCGCTGAATCTGGCCATCCAGCTCGCCCGCACCACCGGCGAGCAGGTGATCGCCGCCGCGGTGGTGGAACGGGCCTGGCCACCGCGTGACGACCCGGTCGAGGGCGAGTACCTGGCGTACGTCCGCGCGCAGGCCACGCAGGCCTTGCAGCGCGCTGTCGCGGTGCTGCCCGTCGAGCTGGACGTCATCCCCGTCGTACACGAATCCACCTCGATACCAACAGGTTTGATGGAACTGGCCGATGCTCACCGGGCGACGTTGGTATCGGTCGGCTCGTCCTCATCGGGGATGATCGGCCGGGTCGCCCTGGGTAGTGTGACCGAGCGGCTGGTGCACACCGCCCGGGTGCCGGTCGCCTTCGCGCCCCGCGGGTACACCCAGACCGACGTCCCCATCGGCCGCCTCACCGCGGCCTACGGCGGAGAAGCCGACGTCAACGGGCTCATCCCGGCCACCGCCGAGCTGGCCGCAGCCTGGAAGGCCAGGCTGCGGATCGTATCGTTCACGGTTCGCAACACGGCCGCGTTCGCCGGCACCATCGAAACCTCGGCCGAGGAGTTGGTGGTCCAGCAGTGGTCACGGCGCACCATTGCCGAGATCACCAAGCAGCTCAAGGCTATTCGCGACCAGATGGCGGTTCCCGACGTCGACGTGGTGGTCGGTGCCGGCCACGATTGGAACGCCGCGGTGCAGAGCATCGGGTGGGAATCCGGAGACATGCTCGTGCTCGGTTCGGGTGCGGCGGCCCCAACCGCGCAGGTGTTCCTGGGCTCGGCCGCCGGCAAGATCTTGCGCCGGTCGCCGGTGCCGGTGATGATCGCGCCGCGATACAAGGCGGGCTAA
- a CDS encoding acyclic terpene utilization AtuA family protein encodes MPPVVRIGNCSGFYGDRLSAMHDMLTGGELDYLTGDYLAELTMLILARDRAKNPDRGYAKTFLIQLEQSLGLALDKGVKIVANAGGLNPAGLAAAVRALAERLGLDVNVAHVEGDDLVGRASELGLGTPLAANAYLGAWGIVDCLSSGADVVVTGRVTDASVIVGPAAAHFGWKTTDYDALAGAVAAGHVIECGTQATGGNYSFFSEIADLARPGFPIAEISADGSSVITKHAGTGGQVSVGTVTAQLLYEITGARYANPDVTLRVDSLQLSQDGPDRVRISGVTGEAPPPTLKVSCNSIGGFRNAATFVLTGLDIEAKAALIRSQLEAGIKVRPAELDWTLARTDHPDADTEEAASALLHCVVRDPDPNVVGRQFSSAGVELALASYPGFTTTSPPGDGQVYGVFVPGYVDAGEVPHIAVHADGTRIGIAPATETLDLAPVSDPDLPEALPAGPTRRIALGTIAGARSGDKGGSANVGVWVRTDEQWRWLAHTLTVDKLRELLPETADLPVTRHVLPNLRAVNFVIEGILGQGVAYQARFDPQAKGLGEWLRSRHLDIPEELIK; translated from the coding sequence GTGCCACCAGTAGTACGGATCGGCAACTGTTCGGGGTTTTACGGCGACCGGCTCTCCGCGATGCACGACATGCTCACCGGCGGTGAGCTGGACTATCTGACCGGCGACTATCTCGCCGAACTCACCATGCTGATCCTGGCCCGCGACCGGGCCAAGAACCCTGACCGCGGCTACGCCAAGACCTTCCTGATCCAGCTGGAGCAATCGCTCGGGCTGGCGCTGGACAAAGGCGTGAAGATCGTGGCCAACGCCGGCGGGCTGAACCCGGCCGGGCTGGCCGCCGCGGTCCGGGCCCTGGCCGAGCGCCTGGGCCTCGACGTCAACGTCGCCCACGTCGAGGGCGACGATCTCGTGGGCCGCGCTTCCGAACTCGGGTTGGGCACTCCCCTGGCGGCCAACGCCTACCTGGGCGCGTGGGGCATCGTGGACTGCCTCAGTTCGGGCGCCGACGTCGTGGTCACCGGCCGGGTGACGGATGCTTCGGTGATCGTGGGTCCGGCGGCCGCACACTTCGGTTGGAAGACCACTGACTACGACGCACTCGCCGGGGCCGTGGCCGCCGGTCACGTGATCGAGTGCGGCACCCAGGCCACCGGCGGCAATTACTCCTTCTTCTCTGAAATCGCAGATCTGGCCCGGCCCGGCTTCCCCATCGCCGAGATCTCCGCCGACGGCTCGTCGGTGATCACCAAACACGCCGGCACCGGCGGGCAGGTCAGCGTCGGCACGGTGACCGCACAGCTGCTCTACGAGATCACCGGGGCTCGCTACGCCAATCCCGATGTGACGCTGCGGGTGGACTCTCTACAGCTGAGCCAGGACGGTCCCGACCGCGTCCGCATCTCCGGGGTGACGGGTGAAGCTCCGCCCCCGACGCTGAAGGTGTCGTGCAACAGCATCGGCGGCTTCCGCAATGCGGCCACGTTCGTCCTGACCGGTCTGGACATCGAGGCCAAGGCGGCGCTCATCCGCAGCCAGTTGGAGGCCGGCATCAAAGTCCGCCCGGCCGAACTGGATTGGACGCTGGCCCGCACGGATCACCCCGACGCCGATACCGAAGAGGCCGCCAGCGCGCTGCTGCACTGCGTGGTCCGCGACCCCGATCCCAACGTCGTCGGACGTCAGTTCTCCTCGGCGGGCGTGGAACTCGCGTTGGCGAGCTATCCGGGCTTCACCACCACCTCGCCACCGGGTGACGGTCAGGTGTACGGCGTGTTCGTTCCCGGCTACGTCGACGCCGGCGAGGTGCCGCACATCGCCGTGCATGCCGACGGCACCCGGATCGGTATCGCGCCGGCGACCGAAACCCTCGATCTGGCACCGGTGTCCGATCCGGACCTGCCCGAGGCGCTTCCGGCCGGCCCGACCCGGCGCATCGCCCTTGGCACGATCGCCGGCGCCCGCAGCGGCGACAAGGGCGGCTCGGCCAATGTCGGGGTGTGGGTGCGCACCGACGAGCAGTGGCGCTGGCTGGCCCACACGCTGACCGTCGACAAGCTTCGTGAATTGCTGCCCGAGACAGCCGATCTGCCGGTCACCCGGCACGTGCTGCCGAATCTGCGGGCCGTGAACTTTGTGATCGAAGGCATTCTCGGCCAGGGCGTGGCCTATCAAGCCCGGTTCGATCCACAGGCCAAAGGGCTGGGCGAATGGTTGCGCAGCCGTCATCTCGATATCCCGGAGGAACTCATCAAGTGA
- a CDS encoding MogA/MoaB family molybdenum cofactor biosynthesis protein, producing the protein MSTVIGSDKTATLRLATPLSVAGYTVAGMEQPGELVGRALVVVVDDRTAHGEEDHSGPLVTELLGEAGFVVDGVVVVAADEVEIRNALNTAVIGGVDLVVSVGGTGVTPRDVTPEATLDILDRELLGIAEALRASGLSAGIPDAGLSRGLCGVSGSTLVVNIAGSRAAVRDGMATLGPLAAQVIGQLSSLEI; encoded by the coding sequence ATGAGCACGGTGATCGGATCCGACAAGACGGCCACACTCCGTCTGGCTACACCGTTGTCTGTCGCCGGATATACGGTTGCAGGCATGGAACAACCAGGGGAGTTGGTGGGCCGGGCGCTCGTCGTCGTCGTGGACGATCGCACCGCACATGGCGAGGAAGACCACAGCGGTCCGTTGGTCACAGAATTGTTGGGCGAGGCCGGTTTTGTCGTCGACGGTGTCGTCGTCGTCGCCGCTGACGAGGTCGAGATCCGCAACGCGCTGAACACCGCGGTGATCGGCGGCGTCGATCTGGTGGTGTCGGTCGGCGGGACGGGGGTGACGCCGCGCGACGTGACGCCGGAGGCCACTCTCGACATCCTCGACAGGGAACTGCTGGGCATCGCCGAGGCGCTGCGGGCATCCGGGCTGTCCGCCGGGATCCCCGATGCGGGGTTGTCCCGCGGTCTGTGTGGTGTCTCGGGCAGCACGCTGGTGGTGAACATCGCGGGGTCGCGTGCCGCGGTGCGCGACGGGATGGCCACCCTCGGGCCACTGGCCGCGCAAGTCATAGGCCAGCTATCAAGTTTGGAGATCTGA
- a CDS encoding HNH endonuclease family protein, with protein sequence MVAVILAVAAVLVVARTREAGSADQPSAQPPPSAQPPGPSQRTPGFDHARMLLAGLPVKGWDRHTDYARSRFGEAWSDDVNVEFGHNGCNTRDDILRRDLARLTVRPGTCYAATGVLHDPYTGVEIAFTRGPDTSSAVQIDHLVSLSDAWYKGARTWDPQRRKDFANDPRNLIAVAAQPNFDKAFRDAASWLPPNVAFRCEFVARQVDVKNTYGLWVSAKEKHAMEAVLGDC encoded by the coding sequence GTGGTGGCGGTAATTCTGGCGGTGGCGGCCGTACTCGTGGTGGCCCGCACGCGGGAGGCCGGGTCGGCCGACCAGCCTTCAGCGCAGCCGCCGCCCTCCGCTCAGCCTCCCGGGCCCTCGCAGCGGACCCCCGGCTTCGACCATGCCCGCATGCTGCTGGCGGGTCTGCCGGTCAAAGGCTGGGACCGCCACACCGACTACGCCCGGTCCCGCTTTGGCGAGGCGTGGAGCGACGACGTCAACGTCGAGTTCGGTCACAACGGCTGCAACACCCGAGACGACATCCTGCGTCGCGACCTGGCTCGGCTGACCGTCCGTCCCGGCACCTGTTATGCCGCCACTGGTGTGCTGCACGATCCGTACACCGGTGTCGAGATCGCCTTCACCCGTGGGCCCGACACGTCCAGCGCGGTGCAGATCGATCACCTGGTGTCGCTGTCGGACGCCTGGTACAAGGGCGCACGGACCTGGGACCCGCAGCGGCGCAAGGACTTCGCGAATGATCCACGCAACCTCATCGCCGTGGCCGCCCAACCCAATTTCGACAAGGCCTTCCGCGACGCGGCCAGTTGGCTGCCGCCCAACGTGGCGTTCCGTTGCGAGTTCGTGGCCCGTCAGGTCGACGTGAAAAATACCTACGGACTGTGGGTCTCGGCGAAAGAGAAACACGCGATGGAAGCGGTGCTGGGTGACTGCTAG
- a CDS encoding SAF domain-containing protein encodes MAESLNPPPWRRLTAVRPDWTRTVAARRAAAAGLVVLAAITALRSDPHGEYTEIAVATHDLSPGVALTAADVRLERRSTATLPDGAQRDVAPVIGATLTAPARRGEVLTDVRLLGSRLAESAAGPDARIVPVKLTDSALLDLIRAGDVVDVLTVTGDQDGKQPARPIVVASGAVVVLVSEKPRGAGVGSDRVALVALPARPANEVAAISLVQAVTLTIH; translated from the coding sequence ATGGCCGAATCTCTCAACCCGCCACCCTGGCGCCGGCTGACTGCCGTTCGGCCCGATTGGACCCGGACGGTGGCCGCACGCCGCGCCGCCGCTGCCGGGCTGGTGGTCCTGGCCGCGATTACGGCCCTGCGCTCCGATCCACACGGCGAGTACACCGAGATCGCGGTGGCCACCCACGACCTGTCCCCCGGCGTCGCGCTGACCGCCGCTGACGTGCGGCTGGAACGCCGCAGTACGGCCACCCTGCCCGACGGCGCCCAGCGTGACGTGGCCCCGGTGATCGGTGCGACGCTGACCGCCCCGGCCCGCCGCGGCGAGGTTCTGACCGATGTTCGGCTGCTCGGGTCACGGCTGGCCGAATCGGCTGCGGGCCCGGATGCCCGGATCGTGCCGGTCAAACTCACCGACTCCGCCCTGCTCGATCTGATCCGCGCGGGCGACGTCGTCGACGTACTCACGGTGACCGGAGATCAGGATGGCAAGCAGCCGGCCCGACCGATCGTGGTGGCCTCCGGGGCCGTGGTGGTGCTCGTCTCGGAGAAGCCCCGAGGTGCCGGAGTGGGCAGCGATCGCGTGGCCCTGGTGGCGCTGCCCGCGCGCCCGGCGAATGAGGTGGCGGCGATCAGCCTGGTCCAGGCGGTTACACTGACCATCCACTGA
- the rpmF gene encoding 50S ribosomal protein L32 — MAVPKRRMSRANTRSRRAQWKAEATGLVGVNVAGQQRKVPRRLLKAARLGLVDLDKR; from the coding sequence ATGGCTGTGCCCAAGCGCAGAATGTCGCGCGCGAACACCCGTAGCCGGCGCGCGCAGTGGAAGGCCGAGGCCACCGGTCTCGTCGGCGTCAATGTCGCCGGTCAGCAGCGCAAGGTGCCGCGCCGTCTGCTCAAGGCCGCTCGTCTCGGCCTGGTCGACCTCGACAAGCGCTAG
- the mscL gene encoding large-conductance mechanosensitive channel protein MscL, producing MLKGFKEFLSRGNVIDLAVAVVIGAAFTGLVTAFTEKVVQPLIDRIGAGPGKEYGILKISLGGDPETFIDFNAVLSAAINFILVAAVIYFVIVLPYKKLRERGEVEQAQDTELSILTEIRDLLAENGSVDTGKHVTGPGTGPSPDTAKHTSADR from the coding sequence ATGTTGAAGGGCTTCAAGGAGTTTCTATCTCGCGGCAATGTCATCGATCTTGCGGTTGCTGTGGTCATCGGCGCCGCCTTCACCGGATTGGTCACCGCCTTCACCGAGAAGGTGGTCCAGCCACTGATCGACCGGATCGGCGCCGGCCCGGGCAAGGAATACGGCATCCTCAAGATCTCACTGGGCGGCGACCCCGAGACGTTCATCGACTTCAACGCCGTCCTGTCCGCCGCCATCAACTTCATCCTGGTGGCTGCGGTGATCTACTTCGTCATCGTCCTGCCGTACAAGAAGCTGCGCGAACGCGGCGAGGTCGAACAGGCCCAGGACACCGAGCTGAGCATCCTCACCGAGATCCGCGATCTGCTGGCCGAGAACGGCAGCGTCGACACCGGCAAGCACGTGACCGGCCCAGGCACCGGTCCCAGCCCGGACACGGCCAAGCACACCAGTGCAGACCGCTGA